One genomic region from Alosa alosa isolate M-15738 ecotype Scorff River chromosome 12, AALO_Geno_1.1, whole genome shotgun sequence encodes:
- the akna gene encoding LOW QUALITY PROTEIN: microtubule organization protein AKNA (The sequence of the model RefSeq protein was modified relative to this genomic sequence to represent the inferred CDS: deleted 1 base in 1 codon), protein MERKRQSITAGELEWTPAPEPASPASPGGSEAELSWEGGGGEEVDEFQSQMDERGIIGLEETQGEELMLVLGEEMDPDEDDFGSSPYFERGSQGEGHEWGLGGEEEQGFGEEEEWDEEQEQSGIWDTGTPEPHKGPPMTLQDLSFNLSELLDSDPAGEDTNTPSQLEDHSLEGQDSLTLQEGWTEDERQHRVGGDGDVNRVTQNRNRNWTPSHGHSQMDTTEDEVADSEWEEFQNVPAPQVRARNSGSRQAHCDSEYRTGSNGPESSDGESMKVDQLGKQTGYHLTPTPSPRRSPLDFQEIPQPSHSVCKSELRLGHRNNLGLEPGLSSSILPRNLPTNSYEETDRSIQGSPESSDATFSKAELRDSPSRSSPIRPTHHKSRKNRFPKADLHAGGETEEHYPQAFEDLKDPQKVVHNISSFTRHSTSHTPPPSPHPVPHTVPLISPPSHLLHLSMEDPLDFPGIQEEKFPEASCTESLPDSSVCPPRPTPSRRNQHDSQESPQSSAPAPSRAGHRKSPPRSSPDRTHHNHLRSPKTSKIERRRPGAAFSTSPAASHTDIRRGKLTHPSPDFSKVQPRVHFPKTGYKPPKSKHAVQQDGEPPEPLMVFKSPAEIVREVLLSSSEDPQESPCPGDGGPHGPLNRTVPEGFRDPQQATALMQQLQEDYKRLLTKYAAAENTIDRLRLEAKVGLYSDPPKPSHSVQSGSVKEGSKVMTLSFPQAQRAELDAPQQTLQRSNSDHAAVSPARPSSVDSVSRQRGLRAIEQLTTALLSQVQRFHLQLDTFEELLRRGQLKAHEQMKGLHELAQGQEALERAYLAAREEHKFLQQTGSRLTPFDPNRDLEGQIFQSGMRLDELKEWVEQTQQSSPMSEPQPSPHPISLSPRQSDTLPRPQGPVCPVGVGDQMTIRVEVSSVSGVDMEEEEDEDEEDSLPSLLLRPLQQKHQCVERDFSNLLGQYQSVKELPQVLDVASRPNWHSTPDPDATPLPGDDGIEARPHWPSDGEQGQSRPPQLGSLPTLEPSTGPGAESLRGSLAELHLGGAPLERCSSYPGAQDVSSPSRASGSRRSGSSSLYSLGDGMATATTTLNKRTYKAQARNARAPSQDGLLSPETDSGFVGSESRLTPALHSPIQQGEKARTTLLEETEETKSPVTVTDSGRPPSRDPQQRASLSGGLDWVSWRSPHTSAEEGGGGGGGERRPPPSLSSSSSPQRWAREPLQAWTSSGASETHSLSGQEEKEQNSQYYRRATNQLPVYHRNSSLSAPYRHGDHLKAQSSVQLTNQCEALQSLQVEVNRLKECLEGTLCVPLSTSTEPASPHSPPAHSTPYRYTPHRYTPHRPSKRNSRRAEDGESNRVTEEEEEEEVVVERRTQRSRSMSMPRPRPETLDDSGHAQSEPKQEMRYTAVFIAARRESLTVISAAQESSGGHTCQRLGPSVVPEDVVDANQRGNLGTAYHGSKHCANPGTAQPAAGPERSGSGKRLSRSASHCCPLRRSSESRRSTAVQTDRQVDRDPGPSSRQPRPESSPRRHAGRVFLAPPPGAVLGSVPMVQCVPVYPSVLYYPGPKLKAAIPMPYISVGTERPSQAKAYRIREGERGRSLSSSLDRAIIAAADMKSSSKRMVRTISTGLQHQRALSQSCLY, encoded by the exons atggaGAGGAAAAGGCAGAGCATCACTGCTGGGGAGCTGGAATGGACCCCGGCCCCAGAGCCTGCCTCTCCTGCCAGCCCTGGGGGGTCGgaggctgagctgagctgggagggaggtggaggagaggaggtggatgaGTTCCAGAGCCAGATGGATGAGCGGGGGATCATCGGCCTGGAGGAGACCCAGGGCGAAGAGCTGATGTTGGTGTTGGGAGAGGAGATGGATCCAGACGAGGATGACTTTGGCTCGTCCCCCTACTTTGAGAGG GGGTCCCAGGGAGAAGGGCACGAGTGGGGTCTGGGTGGGGAAGAGGAGCAGGGTTtcggagaggaagaggagtgggatgaggagcaggagcagagcGGCATTTGGGACACGGGGACACCCGAACCACACAAGGGTCCCCCCATGACTCTGCAGGATCTGAGCTTTAACCTGAGCGAACTCCTGGACTCTGACCCTGCTGGAGAGGACACAAACACTCCATCTCAGC TTGAGGATCATTCTCTAGAGGGGCAGGACAGTTTGACTTTGCAGGAAGGCTGGACTGAGGATGAGAGACAGCATAGAGTGGGAGGTGACGGTGACGTGAATAGGGTGACTCAGAACCGGAACAGGAACTGGACTCCCTCACATGGACACAGTCAGATGGATACGACTGAGGATGAAGTAGCTGATTCTGAGTGGGAGGAGTTCCAGAATGTCCCAGCCCCTCAAGTCAGAGCAAGGAATTCTGGGTCGAGACAAGCCCACTGTGACTCAGAATATAGGACTGGATCTAACGGACCAGAAAGTTCTGACGGAGAGAGCATGAAGGTAGACCAGCTAGGCAAGCAAACTGGTTATCACTTGACCCCAACACCCTCCCCCAGGAGAAGTCCACTTGATTTTCAGGAAATTCCTCAGCCTTCCCATTCAGTCTGCAAGTCTGAACTCAGGCTTGGACACAGGAACAACTTAGGGCTAGAACCAGGTCTTAGTTCATCAATTTTACCAAGAAATCTTCCAACAAACTCCTATGAGGAAACCGACCGTTCTATTCAGGGAAGCCCAGAGTCTTCAGATGCGACATTTTCTAAGGCTGAACTCAGGGACTCACCATCCAGATCATCTCCTATTAGGCCAACTCATCATAAGAGCCGAAAGAACAGGTTTCCAAAGGCAGACCTTCATGCTGGAGGGGAGACGGAGGAGCATTACCCACAAGCCTTTGAGGACTTGAAAGATCCACAGAAGGTTGTACATAACATATCTAGTTTCACAAGGCACTCTACTTCCCACACCCCACCTCCTTCACCTCACCCTGTTCCTCATACAGTTCCACtgatctctcctccttcccacCTCCTGCACCTGTCCATGGAAGATCCTTTAGACTTCCCTGGGATTCAGGAGGAGAAGTTTCCAGAAGCTTCCTGCACAGAGAGCCTCCCAGACTCTAGTGTTTGTCCTCCTCGACCAACTCCTTCTCGAAGAAACCAGCATGATTCTCAGGAAAGCCCACAATCCTCAGCTCCTGCACCTTCTAGGGCTGGACACAGGAAGTCACCTCCCCGCTCCTCTCCAGACAGGACTCATCATAATCATCTTAGGAGCCCAAAGACCAGCAAGATTGAGAGGAGGAGGCCTGGTGCTGCTTTCAGCACAAGCCCTGCTGCTAGCCACACAGACATCAG GCGAGGGAAGCTCACCCACCCCTCCCCCGACTTCTCCAAAGTCCAGCCTCGGGTCCACTTTCCCAAGACGGGCTACAAACCCCCCAAGAGTAAGCATGCTGTCCAGCAGGATGGCGAGCCCCCGGAGCCCCTGATGGTTTTCAAGTCTCCGGCGGAGATTGTCCGCGAGGTGCTCCTGAGCAGCAGCGAGGACCCCCAGGAGTCTCCATGCCCTGGCGACGGTGGGCCCCATGGGCCCCTGAACCGTACGGTGCCCGAGGGCTTCCGGGACCCTCAGCAGGCCACCGCTCTGATGCAGCAGCTGCAG GAGGATTACAAAAGACTGCTGACAAAATATGCTGCGGCAGAAAACACTATTGACCGACTGCGCTTGGAGGCCaag GTTGGCCTGTACTCGGACCCACCCAAGCCAAGCCACTCCGTCCAATCAGGGTCCGTGAAggaggggtcaaaggtcatgacCCTTAGTTTTCCTCAGGCTCAGAGGGCTGAGTTGGATGCACCTCAGCAGACTCTCCAAAGGTCAAACTCAG ATCATGCAGCCGTGTCCCCTGCCCGGCCCTCCTCCGTGGACTCGGTCTCCAGACAGAGGGGTCTGCGTGCCATCGAGCAGCTCACCACAGCCCTGCTCTCTCAGGTCCAGAGGTTCCACCTGCAG CTTGACACATTTGAGGAGCTCCTGAGAAGAGGTCAACTGAAAGCCCATGAGCAGATGAAG GGCCTGCATGAGCTGGCTCAGGGCCAGGAGGCTCTGGAGAGGGCCTACCTTGCCGCACGGGAGGAGCACAAGTTCCTACAGCAGACAGGAAGCAGGCTCACACCTTTTGACCCAAACAG GGACCTTGAAGGACAGATCTTCCAGTCAGGGATGCGATTGGACGAGCTGAAGGAATGGGTGGAGCAAACCCAGCAGTCCTCGCCCATGTCCGAGCCTCAGCCCTCTCCACATCCGATCTCCCTGAGCCCGAGGCAGAGTGACACGCTGCCACGCCCACAG ggtccAGTGTGTCCTGTGGGTGTGGGAGATCAGATGACCATCAGGGTGGAGGTGAGCTCAGTGAGCGGAGTCGacatggaggaagaggaagacgaAGACGAAGAGGATTCCctgccttctctcctcctccgcccCCTCCAACAGAAGCACCAGTGTGTGGAGCGGGACTTCAGCAATCTGCTGGGCCA GTATCAGAGTGTGAAGGAGCTGCCGCAGGTTCTTGACGTGGCATCCAGACCCAACTGGCACAGCACCCCCGACCCAGATGCCACTCCTCTCCCAGGGGATGATGGGATAGAGGCGAGACCACACTGGCCTAGTGACGGCGAACAAGGCCAGAGCCGTCCACCTCAACT GGGGTCCCTCCCAACGCTGGAGCCTTCCACGGGGCCCGGTGCAGAGTCCCTGCGCGGCAGCCTGGCGGAGCTCCATCTGGGGGGAGCCCCCCTGGAGCGCTGCTCCTCTTACCCCGGTGCTCAGGACGTCTCCAGCCCCAGCCGGGCTTCAGGGAGCAGGAGGTCGGGCAGCAGCAGCCTCTACAGCCTGGGCGACGGGATGGCTACTGCCACCACAACACTCAACAAGAGAACCTACAAGGCCCAGGCCAGAAATGCTAGAGCGCCCTCTCAG GATGGTCTTCTGTCCCCGGAGACTGACAGTGGCTTTGTGGGCTCCGAGAGCCGCCTGACTCCTGCACTTCACAGTCCTATCCAGCAGGGGGAGAAGGCGAG GACAACGCTGCTGGAGGAAACCGAGGAAACTAAGAGTCCCGTGACAGTCACTGACTCAGGGCGACCTCCTTCCCGTGACCCCCAGCAGAGGGCCTCCCTCTCTGGCGGGCTCGACTGGGTCAGCTGGAGGAGCCCCCACACCTCcgcagagga gggaggaggaggaggaggaggagagaggaggcccCCTCCCAGCCTGTCTTCCAGCAGCTCCCCCCAGCGCTGGGCAAGGGAGCCACTACAGGCCTGGACCAGCAGTGGGGCCAGTGAGA CCCACTCCCTGTCAGGACAGGAGGAGAAGGAACAGAACAGCCAGTACTACAGACGAGCGACCAATCAGCTGCCAGTATACCATCGAAACTCCTCCCTGTCTGCGCCTTATCGCCATGGCGACCACCTCAAAGCCCAAAGTTCTGTCCAGCTGACCAATCAGTG TGAGGCCCTCCAGTCCCTGCAAGTGGAGGTGAACAGACTGAAGGAGTGTTTGGAGGGGACTCTGTGTGTGCCCCTCTCCACCAGCACTGAGCCAGCCTCTCCACACAGCCCACCCGCACACAGCACGCCTTACAGATACACCCCTCACAGGTACACCCCTCACAG GCCATCTAAGCGGAACAGCAGGAGAGcggaggatggagagagcaacagagtgaccgaggaggaggaggaggaagaggtggtggtggagaggaGGACCCAGAGGTCCAGATCAATGTCTATGCCCCGCCCTCGGCCAGAGA CCTTAGATGATTCTGGGCATGCCCAGTCTGAGCCCAAACAAGAGATGAGATATACAGCAGTTTTCATAGCAGCTCGGAGAGAGAGTCTGACAGTGATTTCAGCAGCACAGGAGAGCAGTGGAGGCCATACCT GCCAGCGCCTTGGGCCATCTGTTGTGCCTGAAGACGTTGTTGATGCCAACCAGAGGGGGAATCTGGGCACTGCGTACCACGGCTCAAAGCACTGTGCCAATCCGGGCACAGCTCAGCCAG CGGCAGGTCCAGAGAGGAGTGGCAGTGGGAAGCGTCTCAGTCGCTCGGCCTCCCATTGCTGTCCACTGCGTAGATCCTCAGAGTCCAGACGAAGCACTGCTGTTCAGACAG ACCGTCAGGTGGACCGTGATCCCGGCCCGTCCTCCAGACAGCCTCGCCCAGAGAGCTCACCACGCAGGCACGCAGGGCGTGTGTTCCTGGCACCTCCACCCGGCGCTGTGCTGGGTAGCGTGCCCATGGTTCAGTGTGTGCCAGTTTACCCATCTGTGCT
- the LOC125304160 gene encoding testis-specific serine/threonine-protein kinase 1-like, with protein sequence MDALVLKKRGYTLGIHLGEGSYAKVKSAYSERRKINVAVKIINRNKAPKDFLEKFLPREIEMLVCISHPNIVKTFEIFETSNGKVYMIMELGVQGNLLEFIKFRGAIPEDFSRKVFRQLAAAIKFIHDKNIVHRDLKCENLLLDKDFNLKVADLGFSRKMNFDDSGNMVLSKTFCGSTSYAAPEVLQGHPYNPKMYDVWSMGVVLFIMVCGSMPFDDSNVRKMLKAQMEHRVEFYRPRNLSSECKALIYRMLHPDPLKRIDMCSIITHPWLQAQWKVDEGNNVHHDVSQPSKACKDGKEESAHSKKHRKGPRADVDRETDHHQPATVKCETIVKCETTVRA encoded by the coding sequence ATGGACGCCTTAGTTCTAAAAAAACGGGGCTACACTCTCGGAATACATTTAGGTGAGGGGTCCTACGCTAAAGTGAAATCTGCGTACTCTGAGCGCCGGAAAATAAATGTCGCCGTTAAAATTATCAACAGAAATAAGGCACCAAAAGACTTTTTAGAGAAATTTCTGCCCCGTGAAATTGAAATGTTGGTATGCATCAGCCACCCTAACATCGTCAAAACCTTTGAGATCTTCGAGACTTCGAATGGTAAAGTCTACATGATAATGGAGCTCGGCGTACAAGGTAACCTGCTGGAGTTCATCAAATTCCGCGGAGCAATCCCGGAAGATTTTAGTAGGAAAGTTTTTCGCCAATTGGCCGCTGCCATTAAATTCATTCATGACAAAAACATCGTCCATCGGGATCTGAAGTGTGAAAATCTTCTCTTGGATAAAGATTTCAATTTGAAAGTGGCTGATTTGGGCTTTAGTCGCAAGATGAACTTCGATGATAGTGGCAACATGGTACTGAGTAAAACTTTCTGCGGCTCTACCTCCTATGCAGCACCTGAAGTCTTGCAGGGGCATCCATACAACCCCAAAATGTACGACGTCTGGAGCATGGGTGTTGTTCTGTTCATAATGGTTTGCGGGTCGATGCCCTTCGATGATTCAAACGTAAGGAAGATGCTCAAGGCTCAAATGGAACACCGAGTGGAATTCTATCGGCCACGAAACCTCTCGTCAGAATGCAAAGCCTTGATCTACAGAATGCTGCACCCAGACCCACTGAAGAGAATCGACATGTGCAGCATCATTACACATCCATGGCTACAAGCACAGTGGAAAGTGGATGAGGGGAACAATGTACATCACGACGTATCACAACCATCCAAGGCCTGCAAAGACGGCAAAGAGGAGAGCGCGCATTCCAAGAAGCACAGAAAGGGCCCAAGGGCGGATGTTGACAGAGAAACCGACCACCATCAGCCAGCCACTGTGAAGTGCGAGACCATTGTGAAGTGCGAGACCACTGTGAGGGCCTAA